In Centroberyx gerrardi isolate f3 chromosome 20, fCenGer3.hap1.cur.20231027, whole genome shotgun sequence, a genomic segment contains:
- the LOC139918350 gene encoding G-protein coupled receptor 26-like encodes MDTAEVILSVLVAVIIIVSLLSNVLVLICFLYNPEIRKQVPGLFTLNLTFCNLLLTVSNMPLTLVGLVSKGQPGGDSFCQIVGFLETFLSTNSMLSMAALSIDRWIAVVFPLRYHSKMRHKDAAFVLGYTWAHSMSFSTVATCLSWVGYHRLYASCTLSNPRASSRTQFVIFTVFFHSFTFLLSFIVLCVTYLKVLKVARFHCKRIDVITMQTLVLLVDIHPSVRQRCLEEQKRRRQRATRKISTFIGTFMLCFAPYVITRILELFPAVPINPHWGIVSKCLAYSKAACDPFVYSLLRHQYRKTCADIINRLLKRSSLNASGRGHENRGSSTQAAE; translated from the exons ATGGACACTGCGGAGGTGATTCTCTCTGTGCTGGTAGCAGTGATTATTATAGTGTCGTTGCTGTCCAACGTGCTGGTGCTGATCTGCTTTCTGTACAACCCGGAGATCCGCAAGCAAGTCCCCGGTCTGTTCACCCTCAACCTCACCTTCTGCAACTTGTTGCTGACCGTGTCCAACATGCCGCTGACTCTGGTGGGACTCGTCAGCAAGGGTCAGCCCGGAGGCGACAGCTTCTGCCAGATCGTGGGCTTCCTGGAAACCTTCCTGTCCACCAACTCGATGCTGAGCATGGCAGCTCTGAGCATCGACAGGTGGATCGCGGTGGTCTTCCCGCTGAGGTACCACTCCAAAATGCGCCACAAAGATGCGGCTTTTGTGCTGGGATACACGTGGGCGCACTCCATGTCCTTCTCCACGGTGGCCACCTGCCTCTCCTGGGTGGGATATCACCGACTTTACGCGTCCTGCACCCTGTCCAACCCGCGGGCGAGCAGTCGGACCCAGTTTGTTATCTTTACTGTGTTTTTCCACTCCTTCACGTTTCTCCTGTCTTTTATAGTGCTGTGTGTCACATACCTCAAAGTGCTCAAAGTGGCGAGGTTCCACTGTAAGAGGATCGACGTTATTACAATGCAAACTTTAGTGCTGCTGGTGGATATACACCCCAG CGTTCGCCAGCGCTGTctggaggagcagaagaggaggCGGCAGAGAGCGACAAGGAAAATCAGCACCTTCATCGGCACCTTCATGCTCTGCTTCGCTCCCTATGTGATCACAAG GATCCTGGAGTTATTTCCAGCGGTGCCTATCAACCCTCACTGGGGGATCGTCTCCAAGTGCTTGGCGTACAGCAAGGCGGCCTGCGACCCCTTCGTGTACTCTCTGCTCCGACACCAGTACAGGAAGACGTGCGCCGACATCATCAACAGGCTGCTGAAGCGGAGCTCCTTGAACGCATCCGGGCGCGGGCACGAGAACCGGGGCAGCAGCACACAGGCCGCAGAGTGA